Proteins encoded by one window of Acidipropionibacterium virtanenii:
- a CDS encoding trans-sulfuration enzyme family protein, whose product MRGLTTGMNVDNQHNAVVPPIYLSTNYGFEGLDGRPPIDYSRGGNPTRDQLGRALATLEGGAGGTITSSGMSAIALLIDAVVPVGGHVIAPHDCYGGTWRLLDTWAGTGRLTVDWVDETDLPSLQTALTAFEGQEVRTSLVWIETPSNPLLRITDIAAVSRLAHARGAVVAADNTFCSPLLQRPLEFGADHVISSDTKFINGHSDVVGGSVVSATAESAEQIRYLANVIGVTASPFDSWLTLRGLRTLDARLRVHAENTERIVELLTSHPAVNAVHWPGLPDHPGRRLARKQQDGPGSLLSFELDGGIDAVRRFLDGLRGFTLAESLGGVESLVCHPFTMTHAAMSERAKADAGVTESMVRMSVGIEPAGDLLACLHEALERV is encoded by the coding sequence ATGCGCGGCCTGACGACCGGGATGAACGTCGACAACCAGCACAACGCCGTCGTCCCGCCCATCTACCTGAGCACCAACTACGGCTTCGAAGGCCTGGACGGACGTCCCCCGATCGACTACTCCCGCGGCGGCAATCCCACCCGCGACCAGCTCGGCCGGGCGCTGGCGACCCTGGAGGGAGGAGCAGGAGGCACCATCACCTCCAGCGGCATGTCGGCGATCGCCCTGCTGATCGACGCCGTGGTGCCGGTCGGCGGCCATGTCATCGCGCCGCACGACTGCTACGGCGGCACCTGGCGCCTGCTGGACACCTGGGCCGGCACCGGCCGCCTCACCGTCGACTGGGTCGATGAGACCGACCTCCCCTCGCTGCAGACGGCGCTGACCGCCTTCGAGGGCCAGGAGGTGCGCACCAGTCTGGTCTGGATCGAGACGCCCTCCAATCCGCTGCTGCGGATCACCGATATCGCGGCCGTCTCCAGGCTCGCCCATGCCCGGGGCGCCGTCGTCGCGGCGGACAACACCTTCTGCTCCCCGCTTCTGCAGCGGCCCCTGGAGTTCGGCGCCGACCACGTGATCTCCTCCGACACCAAGTTCATCAACGGGCACTCCGACGTCGTCGGCGGATCAGTGGTCTCGGCCACCGCCGAGAGTGCCGAGCAGATCAGGTACCTGGCCAATGTCATCGGGGTCACCGCCTCCCCCTTCGACTCCTGGCTCACCCTGCGCGGCCTGCGCACCCTCGACGCCAGACTCCGGGTGCATGCCGAGAACACCGAGCGGATCGTCGAACTCCTCACCTCCCACCCCGCGGTGAATGCCGTTCACTGGCCGGGACTGCCGGACCACCCCGGTCGCCGCCTCGCCCGCAAGCAGCAGGACGGCCCCGGCTCGCTGCTCAGCTTCGAGCTCGACGGCGGGATCGACGCCGTGCGTCGCTTCCTGGACGGGCTGCGCGGGTTCACCCTCGCCGAGTCCCTGGGCGGGGTGGAATCGCTGGTCTGCCATCCCTTCACGATGACCCACGCCGCGATGAGCGAACGCGCCAAGGCCGATGCCGGCGTCACCGAGTCGATGGTGCGGATGAGCGTGGGCATCGAGCCGGCCGGGGATCTGCTGGCCTGCCTCCACGAGGCGCTGGAGCGGGTGTGA
- a CDS encoding DUF4032 domain-containing protein, which translates to MTRFLSAKPDARLLPLPWSTPLADWPTDRLVALPRGISRHVVRFIKVGESVYAAKEVVEHLAIHEYRLLHDLDRLGTPSVEPIGVVTGRADIDGEPLDPVLITRHLQFSLPYRSLFHTGVRQGTVMRLLDALVVLLVRLHLVGFLWGDVSLSNVLFRRDADAFAAYLVDAETGELHDALTNGQREHDLQIARTNMFGEFLDLEEGDMLDSSLDPLNLVTTIESRYRELWDELTGAEEYAGSDISQVESRVRRLNALGFDVAELDIETSPDGSTLRIQPKVVDAGHHQRRLMRLTGLDVEENQARRLLNDLDTFRARKGLQQADEAVVAHMWLTECFEPVIAQIPPELARKRELAQFFHEVLDYRWYQSQRENREVSHVDAAKGYVRDVLAQLPDEAMSAESVVPVEGENVSEQAVHQMVNPYDPSLGYVEDQEDEPPYDPWEDGAQEEAAPDFLDMASLRAKAKK; encoded by the coding sequence GTGACGCGATTCCTGTCTGCCAAGCCCGACGCGCGGCTGCTCCCCCTGCCCTGGAGCACTCCGCTGGCCGACTGGCCGACTGACCGGCTGGTGGCGCTGCCCCGAGGCATCTCCCGCCACGTGGTCCGATTCATCAAGGTGGGCGAGTCGGTCTACGCGGCCAAGGAGGTCGTCGAGCACCTGGCGATCCACGAGTACCGGCTGCTCCACGACCTCGATCGCCTGGGCACCCCCTCGGTGGAGCCGATCGGGGTGGTGACGGGGCGCGCCGACATCGACGGGGAGCCGCTGGACCCGGTCCTCATCACCCGCCACCTGCAGTTCTCCCTGCCGTACCGGTCGCTGTTCCACACCGGCGTGCGCCAGGGCACCGTGATGAGGCTGCTCGACGCCCTCGTCGTGCTGCTGGTGAGGCTCCATCTCGTGGGCTTCCTGTGGGGGGACGTCTCCCTGTCGAATGTGCTGTTCCGCCGCGACGCCGATGCCTTCGCCGCCTATCTCGTCGACGCCGAGACCGGGGAGCTCCACGACGCCCTCACCAACGGGCAGCGCGAGCACGACCTGCAGATCGCCCGCACCAATATGTTCGGCGAGTTCCTCGACCTGGAGGAGGGCGACATGCTCGACTCCTCGTTGGATCCGCTCAATCTGGTGACCACCATCGAGAGCCGTTACCGCGAGTTGTGGGATGAACTGACCGGAGCGGAGGAGTACGCCGGCTCCGACATCTCCCAGGTCGAGTCGCGGGTGCGTCGTCTCAACGCGCTGGGCTTCGACGTCGCCGAGCTCGATATCGAGACCTCGCCCGACGGCTCCACCCTGCGCATCCAGCCGAAGGTCGTCGACGCCGGCCACCACCAGCGCCGGCTCATGCGTCTGACGGGGCTGGACGTCGAGGAGAACCAGGCCCGCCGTCTCCTCAACGACCTCGACACCTTCCGCGCCCGCAAGGGTCTCCAGCAGGCCGACGAGGCCGTGGTCGCGCACATGTGGCTCACCGAGTGCTTCGAACCGGTGATCGCCCAGATCCCGCCGGAGCTGGCCCGCAAGCGGGAGCTGGCACAGTTCTTCCACGAGGTCCTGGACTACCGCTGGTACCAGTCGCAGCGCGAGAATCGCGAGGTCTCCCACGTGGATGCGGCCAAGGGATACGTGCGCGACGTGCTCGCCCAACTGCCCGACGAGGCGATGAGCGCCGAATCGGTGGTCCCGGTCGAGGGCGAGAATGTCAGTGAGCAGGCCGTCCATCAGATGGTCAACCCCTACGACCCCTCCCTGGGGTACGTGGAGGACCAGGAGGACGAGCCCCCCTACGATCCGTGGGAGGACGGCGCCCAGGAGGAGGCGGCACCGGATTTCCTGGACATGGCGTCGCTGCGCGCGAAGGCGAAGAAGTAG
- the cysS gene encoding cysteine--tRNA ligase yields MTFQLYNTASRQIETFVPLTPGKVTIYHCGMTVQSSPHLGHIRKEVVFDVLRRWLEHSGYDITVVANVTDVDDKILNKSAAQGVPWWALAYHFETELHAAYHALGCRPPTYEPRATGHIPEMIELIAILIERGHAYPAADGSGDVYFDVRSWPRYGELSGMKVDEMAPAEDSDPRGKHDPRDFALWKGHKGSEPLTASWNTPWGRGRPGWHLECSAMAGKYLGDAFDIHGGGIDLRFPHHENELAQSAAAGRPFAHYWMHNAWVTMAGEKMSKSLGNTARVTEVTRDHDPRAVRYFLLAPHYRSTIEFSPADEQTLGSLDEAEKAVERIDGFLRRAVELVGPAVDDVDPSPTAEEQAFAAAMDDDLGTPTAVAALFDAIGAGNRAIASGDAGAAAVSLAAVRRMLDVLGLDPDGPEWIDAPGSAEDKLEPVVDGLVQAMLAQRQEARARKDWATADAIRDTLSGLGLTIEDTPAGARWSLS; encoded by the coding sequence GTGACCTTCCAGCTGTACAACACCGCGTCGCGCCAGATCGAGACGTTCGTCCCACTCACGCCCGGCAAGGTGACGATCTACCACTGCGGCATGACGGTGCAGTCATCGCCGCACCTGGGCCACATCCGCAAGGAGGTCGTCTTCGACGTCCTGCGTCGCTGGCTGGAGCACAGCGGATACGACATCACCGTGGTGGCCAACGTCACCGACGTCGATGACAAGATCCTCAACAAGTCAGCCGCGCAGGGGGTCCCGTGGTGGGCGCTGGCCTACCACTTCGAGACCGAGCTGCACGCCGCCTACCACGCCCTGGGATGCCGCCCGCCGACCTACGAGCCGCGCGCCACCGGTCACATCCCCGAGATGATCGAGCTCATCGCGATCCTCATCGAGCGCGGCCACGCCTACCCCGCCGCCGACGGGTCCGGCGACGTCTACTTCGATGTGCGCTCGTGGCCCCGCTACGGGGAGCTGTCGGGCATGAAGGTCGACGAGATGGCCCCCGCCGAGGACTCCGACCCGCGCGGCAAGCACGACCCCCGCGACTTCGCGCTGTGGAAGGGTCACAAGGGCTCCGAGCCGCTCACCGCCTCCTGGAACACCCCTTGGGGGCGCGGTCGGCCGGGCTGGCATCTGGAGTGCTCGGCGATGGCCGGCAAATACCTGGGCGACGCCTTCGACATCCACGGCGGCGGGATCGACCTGCGCTTCCCCCACCACGAGAACGAGCTGGCGCAGTCCGCGGCGGCCGGTCGGCCCTTCGCCCACTACTGGATGCACAACGCCTGGGTGACGATGGCCGGGGAGAAGATGAGCAAGTCGCTGGGCAACACGGCCCGGGTCACCGAGGTGACCCGCGACCACGACCCGCGCGCCGTCCGCTACTTCCTGCTGGCCCCGCACTACCGTTCCACCATCGAGTTCTCCCCCGCCGACGAGCAGACCCTGGGTTCCCTGGACGAGGCCGAGAAGGCCGTCGAGCGGATCGACGGCTTCCTGCGCCGCGCCGTCGAACTGGTGGGACCAGCCGTTGACGACGTCGATCCCTCCCCGACCGCCGAGGAGCAGGCCTTCGCCGCGGCGATGGACGACGACCTGGGCACCCCGACAGCCGTCGCGGCCCTCTTCGACGCCATCGGTGCCGGCAACCGGGCGATCGCCTCGGGGGACGCGGGGGCCGCCGCCGTCTCGCTGGCCGCGGTGCGCCGGATGCTCGACGTCCTCGGCCTGGATCCCGACGGCCCCGAGTGGATCGATGCTCCCGGCTCGGCCGAGGACAAGCTCGAGCCGGTGGTCGACGGACTGGTCCAGGCCATGCTCGCCCAGCGTCAGGAGGCGCGGGCCCGCAAGGACTGGGCCACCGCCGACGCCATCCGTGACACACTGTCGGGTCTCGGCCTGACCATCGAGGACACCCCCGCCGGGGCCCGTTGGTCACTGAGCTGA